A genome region from Phycisphaeraceae bacterium includes the following:
- a CDS encoding OmpA family protein translates to MNLRSKVIRCVVALAALPLLAACVSQERYDELLTAYRDVEQQLLRSQSDLATSRANEERLRSQLALAAADLEQMRGLQGADKEAIERLLADYDRLMRELGNINVGPLPAALNQALADLARQFPDMLQFDERTGMLRFASDFTFDSGSAQLKPGTSAVLARLAQILNSSEARPFEVKVVGHTDNQPINRVRDQHPTNMHLSAHRAISVRDALVRDGVAANRMQVAGYGEFRPVVPNGARGAAANRRVEIFLTPLTVPLADFGSAPAPAAATRTAPAPAPRRVVDDEPVK, encoded by the coding sequence ATGAATCTGCGTTCGAAAGTCATCCGTTGCGTCGTTGCCCTTGCCGCCCTGCCACTGCTTGCCGCATGTGTCTCGCAGGAGCGCTATGACGAGTTGCTGACCGCGTATCGCGATGTGGAGCAGCAGCTCCTGCGATCGCAGAGCGACCTTGCGACCAGTCGCGCGAACGAAGAGCGCCTGCGCAGCCAGTTGGCGCTGGCCGCCGCGGACCTCGAGCAGATGAGAGGTCTTCAGGGCGCCGACAAGGAGGCGATCGAGCGCCTTCTCGCCGACTACGACCGCCTGATGCGCGAGCTCGGCAACATCAATGTCGGCCCGCTGCCTGCGGCGCTCAACCAGGCGCTCGCGGATCTCGCGCGGCAGTTCCCCGACATGCTTCAGTTCGATGAGCGCACCGGCATGCTGCGCTTCGCGAGCGACTTCACCTTCGACTCCGGATCGGCACAGCTCAAGCCCGGCACGAGCGCGGTCCTCGCGCGACTCGCGCAGATTCTCAACTCGTCCGAAGCGCGCCCCTTCGAGGTCAAGGTCGTCGGCCACACCGACAACCAGCCCATCAATCGCGTGCGCGATCAGCATCCGACCAACATGCACCTTTCCGCGCATCGCGCGATCTCGGTGCGAGATGCGCTCGTGCGCGATGGCGTTGCGGCCAATCGGATGCAGGTTGCTGGCTACGGCGAGTTCCGCCCGGTGGTGCCCAATGGCGCGCGAGGCGCGGCCGCGAATCGTCGCGTCGAGATCTTCCTGACGCCGCTGACCGTTCCGCTCGCCGATTTCGGCTCCGCACCGGCCCCCGCCGCTGCCACCCGAACCGCGCCGGCACCCGCACCGCGCCGCGTCGTCGATGATGAGCCGGTGAAGTAG
- a CDS encoding ABC transporter permease, producing MNLVTSIADFGQRTIDVIASFGRFTDFVLATAARLLRHPARCLRWRLLGPQLWSIGAASVPVVAITGAFIGMILALESFAQFNLLGQADRMGGIINVSVVKQIGPVLAAVMVAGRVGCALAAELGTMRVTEQLDAMRAMDADPIAYLVVPRVVACIMMTPILTAYSDILGSWGAWAVVVRIFGVPSQDYWHFTAQAVGWIEPAGGLFKSLFFGGAIGLIACYKGFTCGAGAAGVGRAATSAFVSSFIAIIMINLVLAQFLNTIARFIYTDPASLIG from the coding sequence GTGAACCTCGTCACCAGCATCGCCGACTTCGGGCAGCGCACGATCGATGTCATCGCGAGCTTCGGTCGCTTCACCGACTTCGTGCTGGCCACTGCTGCACGACTCCTGCGACATCCGGCGCGCTGCCTGCGATGGCGTCTGCTCGGCCCGCAGCTCTGGTCGATCGGCGCGGCGAGCGTGCCGGTGGTGGCCATCACCGGCGCATTCATCGGCATGATCCTGGCGCTTGAGAGCTTTGCGCAGTTCAACCTGCTCGGACAGGCCGATCGCATGGGCGGCATCATCAATGTCAGCGTGGTCAAGCAGATCGGGCCGGTGCTCGCGGCGGTGATGGTGGCGGGACGCGTCGGCTGCGCCCTCGCGGCGGAGCTCGGAACCATGCGCGTCACCGAGCAGCTTGATGCGATGCGGGCGATGGATGCCGATCCGATCGCCTATCTGGTCGTGCCTCGGGTCGTCGCGTGCATCATGATGACGCCGATCCTGACGGCCTATTCGGACATCCTCGGAAGCTGGGGCGCCTGGGCCGTGGTCGTCCGAATCTTCGGCGTGCCGAGTCAGGACTACTGGCACTTCACCGCGCAGGCCGTCGGATGGATTGAACCTGCAGGCGGCCTCTTCAAGTCGCTCTTCTTCGGCGGGGCCATCGGCTTGATCGCCTGCTACAAGGGCTTCACCTGCGGGGCAGGCGCCGCGGGCGTGGGCCGGGCCGCAACAAGCGCCTTCGTGTCGAGCTTCATTGCGATCATCATGATCAACCTCGTGCTCGCACAGTTCCTGAATACGATCGCCCGGTTCATCTACACCGACCCGGCTTCGCTCATCGGATGA
- a CDS encoding transglutaminase domain-containing protein, whose product MRSLDMTSVRLIVVAISAAVGWSTAARAQDPATPPPRDRPPPSEPAPIPPPGRPPEQLLTRSNPRQWTVTWDVVINAPGARSSDGSGGNPVTFVGQNTAFLLPFIPISTFNEGNKDSIRIAVSRDGRPDPDPPNQMTMERCPRTGVGTIVVPLGSVRGQLLRCSYTQTVTVWRSDLDDASAVRVAWPTEWPEEARGWLAPSRGIESDDPRFSAFVERTSQGRLRHTPVFVAAKELIRATISAFRGLEGPGVEIGNRNQVLGLRMVGAAQAMEDGTGTASDLVAACVAVLRAAGIPARPVIGVDQANTGVQRPVRTTYTVWAEFFLPGSGWVPFDPAMMRGTMAMHATPERAWTGLGRLRDLNMRVPLAYAFHPDRQDAILLGFPGGWSFSGRDVGAARYPWTFVTFTMITTPVGPGAN is encoded by the coding sequence ATGCGTTCACTCGACATGACCTCCGTGCGGCTCATCGTGGTCGCGATCAGTGCGGCAGTCGGGTGGTCGACGGCGGCGCGCGCCCAGGACCCCGCAACGCCCCCTCCGCGTGATCGGCCTCCCCCGAGCGAACCCGCGCCGATTCCGCCGCCGGGGCGCCCTCCCGAGCAGTTGCTCACGCGATCGAACCCACGGCAGTGGACGGTGACCTGGGATGTTGTCATCAACGCGCCGGGGGCGAGAAGTAGTGATGGCTCCGGCGGAAACCCCGTCACCTTCGTCGGTCAGAACACCGCGTTTCTCCTCCCCTTCATTCCCATCTCGACCTTCAACGAAGGCAACAAGGATTCGATCCGCATCGCCGTGTCGCGCGACGGCCGTCCCGACCCCGATCCGCCCAATCAGATGACGATGGAGCGTTGCCCCAGGACAGGAGTGGGCACCATCGTCGTCCCGCTTGGATCAGTGCGAGGCCAGTTACTCCGCTGCTCATACACGCAGACCGTGACGGTGTGGCGCAGTGACCTCGATGACGCCTCGGCGGTGCGCGTCGCGTGGCCCACGGAGTGGCCCGAAGAAGCCAGAGGCTGGCTTGCGCCGTCGCGCGGCATCGAGAGCGACGATCCCCGCTTCAGTGCCTTCGTCGAACGCACTTCGCAAGGCCGCCTCCGACATACACCGGTCTTCGTCGCGGCGAAGGAGCTCATTCGAGCCACCATCAGTGCCTTCCGCGGACTTGAAGGTCCCGGCGTCGAGATTGGAAACCGAAACCAGGTGCTGGGACTCCGCATGGTGGGTGCCGCCCAGGCGATGGAGGATGGCACCGGCACGGCGAGTGATCTCGTGGCCGCGTGTGTTGCCGTGCTGCGCGCCGCGGGCATTCCCGCGCGCCCGGTGATCGGCGTGGACCAGGCGAACACCGGCGTCCAGCGCCCGGTTCGAACGACCTACACAGTCTGGGCCGAGTTTTTCCTGCCGGGATCGGGGTGGGTGCCCTTCGATCCCGCGATGATGCGCGGCACGATGGCGATGCATGCCACCCCCGAGCGGGCGTGGACCGGCCTCGGCCGACTTCGAGATCTCAACATGCGCGTGCCGCTCGCCTACGCCTTTCATCCCGACCGCCAAGACGCCATTCTGCTGGGATTTCCCGGAGGCTGGTCATTCAGTGGACGAGATGTCGGAGCAGCTCGCTACCCGTGGACCTTCGTCACCTTCACCATGATCACCACGCCGGTGGGGCCCGGCGCCAATTGA